In a genomic window of Nothobranchius furzeri strain GRZ-AD chromosome 14, NfurGRZ-RIMD1, whole genome shotgun sequence:
- the ifih1 gene encoding interferon-induced helicase C domain-containing protein 1, whose product MEPDRGEEQLAENLRQRLRIMEPDKDEQQEELIKTFRHRLKEKISVGPVLNHLYFISHEDKERILQKLKTEGDASAANQLIDVVLKKPHPEGWFRAFVDALIHGDSKYAAMVLEGSPKPEEEEENDYCVALVRLLAPSLVQMKTADVCCECFSLGLLGQDDNDKVLAEIDTQGPGRGAGELLRRIVRRPPGWFSTFLQVLKKTEHYPLLRELTGDPHWCEQQGHSGAASGQEAVSCDNTVSMEISVTEEPDNDSTGLYASAEPSKSIDGLPPDLSYSEAAAEAPRSPEKTEIVLRDYQMEVARPALEGKNIIICLPTGSGKTRAAVYITKKHLDSRREAGSPGKVVVLVNKIPLVEQHYSTEFLPYLKQTYRVERVSGDSQLKISFAKTVQKNDIIICTAQILENYLERAENGEDEGVKMSDLTLIIIDECHHTQKGGVYNHIMMRYLMQKHKNLRLKKEQKKTVPLPQILGLTASPGVGGANTVAKAVEHIMRICANLDASEIMTRSQEEDRKQQRKTILTVENKAEDPFGDVIKTIMNAIHNEAKLSPICDLGSQNYEQWAVQKERQAAKEEDKTVRVCAEFLRRYNEGLILSNTIRMSDALSYLNKFHEEQIKKKTSVDGEQNIQITDTERFLFKLFKDKKEELETFSKNPKYENDSLSKLREQILREFSSRGQARGIIFTKTRHSAITLSQWIQENPKFADVEVKPSHVIGGGDQSDTKPMTAAEQKDVLKKFRAGEVNLLVATTVAEEGLDIPACNFVIRYGLSTNEIAMIQAKGRGRADDSSYTVVDVKNSGVAERECVNEYREEMMGKAINKIKGQSREAYQKQMMEFQLQAIMEERMRQVKRKQKAIKDEKPSHVKFSCRNCAKPVCSGEDIQIIENMHRVNVTTQFKELFIQRENATLQERLLDYETNAVIACKDCGQPWGSVMVYRGMDFPCLHVKNFVVNINGKKISNCTKWSDLPIRFTAFDYIEHASMMAQGSDEEMG is encoded by the exons ATGGAGCCTGACAGGGGTGAAGAGCAGCTCGCTGAAAACTTAAGACAGCGACTCCGGATCATGGAGCCTGACAAGGACGAACAGCAAGAGGAGCTCATTAAAACCTTCAGACATAGACTGAAGGAAAAGATATCAGTGGGGCCGGTGCTGAACCATTTATATTTTATTTCACATGAAGATAAGGAGCGGATTTTGCAGAAGCTGAAGACAGAGGGTGATGCATCTGCTGCGAACCAACTTATTGACGTTGTCCTTAAGAAACCACACCCTGAAGGCTGGTTCAGGGCCTTCGTGGACGCTTTAATACATGGAGATTCGAAATACGCTGCTATGGTCTTGGAAGGCTCTCCTAAACCCGAGGAAGAGGAAGAGAATGACTACTGTGTAGCACTTGTGAGGTTACTGGCTCCAAGTCTTGTTCAAATGAAGACAGCTGACGTTTGCTGTGAGTGTTTCTCTCTGGGGCTGCTCGGCCAGGACGACAACGACAAG GTTTTAGCTGAAATTGATACTCAAGGACCCGGACGTGGGGCCGGGGAACTTCTGAGGAGAATCGTGAGACGCCCACCTGGATGGTTCTCCACATTTCTACAAGTTCTGAAAAAAACAGAACACTATCCCCTACTTAGAGAACTGACCGGAGACCCACATTGGTGTGAGCAGCAGG GTCATTCAGGTGCAGCTTCCGGTCAGGAAGCAGTGAGCTGTGACAACACAGTGTCTATGGAGATCAGTGTGACAGAGGAGCCTGATAATGACTCAAcag GTCTGTATGCAAGTGCTGAACCGTCCAAAAGCATAGATGGCTTGCCTCCAG ATTTAAGTTACTCTGAAGCAGCCGCAGAAGCCCCCAGAAGCCCtgaaaaaacagaaattgttcttCGGGATTATCAGATGGAAGTCGCTAGACCTGCCTTAGAGGGGAagaacattattatatgcctgccTACAGGAAGTGGTAAAACCAGAGCAGCGGTGTACATTACCAAGAAACATCTGGACAGCAGGAGGGAGGCGGGGAGCCCAGGGAAGGTGGTTGTCCTGGTGAACAAG ATTCCTCTCGTGGAGCAGCATTACTCCACTGAGTTTTTGCCTTACTTAAAGCAAACTTACCGAGTGGAGAGAGTCAGTGGAGACTCCCAACTCAAAATCTCTTTCGCCAAGACTGTGCAGAAAAACGACATCATCATTTGCACGGCCCAGATTCTGGAAAACTATTTGGAGCGGGCCGAGAACGGAGAGGATGAAGGGGTGAAGATGAGTG ATCTGACCTTAATCATAATAGATGAATGCCACCACACGCAGAAAGGAGGAGTCTACAACCACATAATGATGCGATATTTGATGCAAAAGCACAAGAACTTGAGGCTCAAGAAGGAGCAGAAGAAGACCGTACCCCTCCCACAGATCCTAGGCTTGACTGCCTCACCGGGGGTTGGGGGAGCCAACACAGTGGCGAAGGCTGTGGAGCACATAATGAGA aTTTGTGCAAACTTGGACGCTTCAGAAATCATGACGAGAAGCCAAGAAGAAGACCGGAAGCAACAAAGAAAAACTATTCTGACTGTTGAAAACAAAGCAGAG GATCCTTTCGGGGATGTCATTAAGACCATCATGAACGCCATTCACAATGAAGCCAAGCTTAGCCCCATCTGTGACCTGGGCTCGCAGAATTATGAACAGTGGGCTGTTCAGAAAGAACGACAAG CTGCAAAAGAGGAGGACAAGACAGTGCGAGTCTGTGCAGAGTTCCTTCGACGGTACAACGAGGGCCTGATTCTCAGCAACACCATCCGCATGAGCGATGCCCTCAGTTACCTGAACAAATTCCACGAGGAACAAATCAAGAAGAAAACTTCAGTCGATGGGGAGCAGAACATACAGATAACAGATACTGAGAGATTCCTCTTCAAATTGTTTAAAG ATAAAAAGGAAGAGCTGGAGACATTCTCGAAGAATCCAAAGTATGAAAACGACAGCCTGTCAAAACTAAGGGAACAGATTCTGCGAGAGTTCAGCTCTAGAGGACAGGCCAGAGGAATTATTTTCACTAAAACCCGACACAGTGCCATCACCCTGAGTCAGTGGATTCAAGAAAACCCCAAGTTTGCTGATGTTGAGGTCAAACCTTCACATGTCATTGGAGGAGGAGACCAGAGTGACACCAAACCAATGACTGCT GCGGAGCAGAAGGACGTGCTGAAAAAATTCAGAGCTGGTGAAGTCAACCTGCTGGTTGCCACCACCGTAGCTGAGGAAGGTTTGGACATACCAGCCTGCAATTTTGTTATCCGATACGGTCTCTCAACCAATGAGATTGCTATGATACAG GCCAAAGGCAGAGGAAGAGCTGACGACAGCTCCTACACTGTGGTGGATGTAAAGAACTCTGGGGTGGCTGAAAGAGAGTGTGTCAACGAGTACCGAGAGGAAATGATGGGAAAAGccataaataaaatcaaaggTCAGAGTCGAGAAGCTTATCAGAAACAG ATGATGGAGTTTCAGCTTCAGGCTATAATGGAGGAGAGAATGAGACAGGTGAAGCGGAAGCAGAAGGCCATCAAGGACGAAAAGCCATCGCATGTAAAGTTCAGCTGTCGAAACTGTGCCAAACCTGTGTGCAGCGGTGAAGACATCCAGATCATTGAAAACATGCACAGAGTCAATGTTACCACACAGTTCAA GGAACTTTTCATTCAGAGAGAAAATGCCACTCTCCAGGAGCGACTTCTGGACTATGAGACCAACGCTGTCATCGCTTGCAAAGACTGTGGCCAG CCATGGGGTTCGGTGATGGTGTACCGTGGGATGGATTTCCCTTGCCTTCATGTGAAAAACTTTGTGGTGAATATCAACGGTAAAAAGATCAGCAATTGCACCAAGTGGAGTGACCTCCCCATCAGGTTTACGGCCTTTGACTACATCGAACATGCCAGCATGATGGCACAGGGCTCAGATGAGGAAATGGGATGA